The following proteins are co-located in the Pedobacter frigiditerrae genome:
- a CDS encoding fumarylacetoacetate hydrolase family protein — translation MKLIRFGEAGAEKPGVIIDEKYYDVSSLVSDYDEKFFAGDAITKLAEAIKTANLPEVDKSVRLGAALARPSKIICVGLNYKDHAAETNAAIPTEPILFFKATTAIVGPNDDLEIPKNSVKTDWEVELAIVIGKKAKYVEEADAYDHIAGYVLHNDYSEREFQLERNGQWVKGKSADTFAPIGPFIATPDEIADVHNLRLWLTVNGKTLQDGNTSNLIFNVPFMISYISQFMTLLPGDVITTGTPAGVGLGQKPTPWYLKPGDVVELGIDGLGSSKQNVKAYQ, via the coding sequence ATGAAATTAATAAGATTTGGCGAAGCTGGAGCTGAAAAACCAGGCGTAATTATAGATGAGAAATATTACGATGTATCTAGTTTGGTAAGTGATTATGATGAAAAATTTTTCGCTGGTGATGCCATCACAAAACTAGCTGAGGCTATTAAAACTGCTAATTTACCTGAAGTTGATAAAAGCGTAAGATTAGGTGCTGCTTTAGCTCGTCCTTCTAAAATAATTTGTGTTGGGTTAAATTATAAAGACCATGCTGCAGAAACAAATGCGGCAATTCCAACTGAACCTATTTTATTTTTTAAGGCAACTACTGCTATTGTTGGTCCGAATGATGATTTGGAAATCCCTAAAAACAGTGTAAAAACTGATTGGGAAGTGGAACTGGCTATTGTTATTGGTAAAAAAGCTAAATATGTTGAAGAGGCTGATGCTTATGACCACATTGCCGGTTACGTTTTACATAACGATTATAGCGAACGTGAATTTCAATTAGAAAGAAACGGGCAATGGGTAAAAGGTAAAAGTGCTGATACTTTCGCTCCTATCGGACCATTTATTGCAACACCTGATGAAATTGCAGACGTACATAATCTTCGCCTTTGGCTAACCGTAAATGGAAAAACCTTGCAAGACGGAAATACAAGCAACTTGATTTTTAATGTTCCTTTCATGATATCTTATATCAGTCAGTTCATGACTTTATTACCAGGAGATGTGATTACAACTGGAACACCAGCTGGAGTTGGATTAGGTCAGAAACCTACACCTTGGTACTTAAAACCTGGCGATGTTGTGGAGTTGGGAATAGATGGATTGGGAAGTAGTAAACAAAACGTTAAAGCATACCAATAA
- a CDS encoding amidohydrolase family protein — MIDSHVHFWNFDPIRDNWITEDMGIIRNDFMPKDISKTYSKIDVTGCVAVQANQSESETEFLLGLASQNSIIKGIVGWTDLKANNLTERLTHWKQFSLIKGWRHVLQAEQDDFILDDQFAKGVKILNEFGYTYDLLCYHTQLNTINKLVDKLSNQPLVLDHCGKPDVKTQALKTWDDNIKILAQNPNVYCKISGLLTEADWYNWTEPEVFNCFDVIFKHFGTNRIMYGSDWPVVLVSRPYTDWFNLVNKYVSQFTEEEKMKIFEGNAAKFYKI; from the coding sequence ATGATTGATAGTCACGTTCATTTTTGGAATTTTGACCCGATTAGAGATAATTGGATAACTGAAGACATGGGTATAATCAGAAATGATTTCATGCCAAAAGACATTTCAAAAACTTACAGCAAAATTGATGTAACAGGTTGTGTTGCCGTGCAAGCCAATCAGAGTGAAAGCGAAACCGAATTTTTACTTGGTCTAGCTAGTCAAAATTCGATTATAAAAGGCATAGTTGGCTGGACAGATTTAAAGGCTAACAACCTAACCGAAAGGTTAACTCATTGGAAACAATTTTCATTAATAAAAGGTTGGCGACACGTTTTACAGGCAGAGCAAGATGATTTCATTTTAGATGACCAATTTGCTAAAGGTGTTAAAATCTTAAATGAATTTGGTTACACTTATGATTTGTTGTGTTACCACACACAGTTAAATACCATAAATAAATTGGTAGACAAACTATCCAACCAACCCTTAGTTTTAGACCATTGCGGCAAACCAGATGTAAAAACTCAAGCTTTAAAAACTTGGGATGATAACATTAAAATCTTGGCCCAGAACCCAAATGTTTATTGCAAGATATCAGGCCTGTTAACAGAAGCTGATTGGTATAATTGGACAGAACCTGAGGTTTTTAATTGTTTTGATGTGATATTTAAACATTTTGGAACCAATAGAATTATGTATGGAAGCGATTGGCCTGTTGTTTTAGTCAGCAGACCATATACAGATTGGTTTAACTTGGTTAACAAATATGTTTCTCAATTTACCGAAGAAGAAAAGATGAAGATTTTTGAAGGGAATGCAGCAAAATTTTATAAAATATAA
- a CDS encoding MGH1-like glycoside hydrolase domain-containing protein codes for MNKEKKILSTLLLLFITITSYAQQKQLLSTAKLKKYVTYFNKIDTEAVKNFVPNAQAFDWLSANVPLLDCPDPIIEQNYYYRWWTFRKHLVKTPEGFIFTEFIEPVKHAGKYNSISCALGHHIYEGRWLKNNSYLKEYINFWLYKADVGQTKQRFHQFSSWVDDAVYQNYLVKPDVGFLKSILPTLDADYTKWETERQVKNGLFWQHDVKDGMEESVSGSRKDQNNRPTINSYMYANAKALVNISTLLKNEALKQKYQSKQAILKKLVQDSLWDASTSFFKTRYAKGGLAKAREAIGFIPWDFNLPDDNANYAKAWDQLLDTGGFKSPWGLTTAERREPTFRTRGTGHSCEWDGALWPFATSQTLKGLSNLLVNYKNHGKMTPKVFYNELQLYAKSHTKNGKPYIGEYQDEKNGEWLKGDNPRSSFYNHSTFADLVINDLIGFKPREDNVLEVYPLIPKGQWDWFMLDRISYHDKTITLLWDKTGKKYNKGKGFQIYVNGKLLYKTDDLKPVKIKMK; via the coding sequence ATGAATAAAGAGAAGAAAATATTATCAACCTTGTTATTGCTTTTTATAACAATAACTAGTTACGCTCAGCAAAAACAATTGCTAAGTACAGCTAAACTGAAAAAGTATGTAACTTACTTTAATAAAATTGATACAGAAGCTGTTAAAAACTTCGTGCCTAATGCACAAGCGTTTGATTGGCTGTCGGCAAATGTGCCTTTGTTAGATTGTCCAGATCCAATTATTGAGCAAAATTATTACTATCGTTGGTGGACTTTCAGAAAGCATTTGGTTAAAACACCAGAAGGTTTCATTTTCACAGAATTTATTGAACCAGTAAAACACGCCGGGAAATACAATTCCATCAGCTGTGCTTTAGGTCACCATATTTACGAGGGTAGATGGTTAAAAAACAATAGCTATTTAAAAGAGTATATCAATTTTTGGTTGTATAAAGCAGATGTAGGTCAGACGAAACAACGTTTCCATCAATTTAGCAGTTGGGTAGATGATGCCGTTTATCAGAATTATTTGGTAAAACCTGATGTGGGGTTTTTGAAAAGTATTCTTCCCACCTTGGATGCAGATTACACCAAATGGGAAACAGAAAGACAGGTTAAAAATGGTTTATTTTGGCAGCACGACGTAAAAGATGGGATGGAAGAGTCTGTGAGTGGTTCGAGAAAAGACCAAAACAATCGTCCAACCATTAACAGTTACATGTATGCTAATGCAAAGGCTTTAGTCAATATTTCAACCTTGTTGAAGAATGAGGCTTTAAAACAAAAATACCAGTCGAAACAAGCCATATTGAAAAAACTGGTGCAAGATAGTTTGTGGGATGCTTCTACTTCGTTCTTTAAGACTAGGTATGCAAAAGGCGGATTGGCAAAAGCCAGAGAAGCAATTGGTTTTATTCCTTGGGATTTTAATTTACCAGATGATAATGCAAATTACGCCAAAGCTTGGGACCAATTATTAGACACTGGCGGATTTAAATCGCCTTGGGGATTAACAACAGCCGAAAGAAGAGAACCCACTTTTAGAACTCGTGGTACAGGGCATAGTTGCGAATGGGATGGCGCTTTATGGCCATTTGCAACTTCGCAGACTTTAAAAGGATTATCGAACCTATTGGTTAATTATAAAAACCATGGTAAGATGACTCCAAAAGTATTTTATAATGAATTGCAATTATATGCTAAATCACACACCAAAAACGGCAAACCATATATTGGTGAATATCAGGATGAGAAAAATGGTGAGTGGTTAAAAGGCGATAATCCGAGAAGTAGTTTTTACAATCATTCTACTTTTGCTGATTTAGTAATTAATGATTTAATTGGTTTTAAACCTCGTGAAGATAATGTTTTAGAAGTTTATCCATTAATTCCGAAAGGACAATGGGATTGGTTCATGTTGGATAGAATTTCTTATCATGATAAAACGATTACCTTACTTTGGGATAAAACAGGTAAGAAATATAATAAAGGAAAAGGATTTCAGATTTATGTAAATGGCAAGTTGCTTTACAAAACTGATGATTTGAAACCTGTTAAAATTAAAATGAAGTAA
- a CDS encoding glycoside hydrolase family 28 protein, whose amino-acid sequence MKKNINILKTILFVLITSLSISANAQNYYNVLTYGAKNDSSKLATTAIKNAIDAAVKKGGGTIYFPAGKYLTGPIHLKSNITILIDAGAELHFSDDFDQYLPMVKSRYEGVDVTSFSPLFYAYKAENIAIKGRGIIDGHGKKWWDFVEGYKEGQARSKWQLKFDELNKDILLPDDPKQMKRGFLRPPFIQFMYSKNIIIEGITIQNSPFWTVNPEFCENIKIYGVTIFNPAKNAPNTDGINPESCKNVHISDCHISVGDDCITIKSGKDGPGRKMATPAENHTITNCTMLSGHGGVVIGSEMSGDVRKITIANCVFDGTDRGIRIKSARGRGGIVEEIRVSNIVMKNIRDQAIVLDLQYAKTTVEPVSERTPRFRNIHFSNITGQVNQAAYLNGLEEMPIENITFSDINLDAKSGFDITNSSRIEFHNVQINTEIGAPIKASKVNYLTIDNVKSYTPLANSPILDLRNVNDAFIYNANPFVGTTTYLRLSGAETKNISLGNNNFRNAKTPVKKEAEVKEEITVISGDK is encoded by the coding sequence ATGAAAAAAAACATCAACATATTAAAAACTATCCTTTTTGTTTTAATAACAAGCTTGAGCATATCGGCAAATGCGCAAAACTATTACAATGTGCTCACTTACGGTGCAAAAAATGATAGCAGTAAACTCGCCACAACGGCCATCAAAAACGCTATTGACGCTGCTGTAAAAAAAGGAGGTGGTACAATTTATTTCCCGGCAGGTAAGTACTTAACCGGACCAATTCATTTAAAAAGTAACATTACCATTTTAATTGATGCAGGCGCCGAACTACATTTTAGCGATGATTTTGACCAATATTTACCAATGGTTAAAAGTAGGTACGAAGGTGTTGATGTAACTAGCTTTTCGCCACTTTTTTATGCTTACAAAGCCGAGAACATCGCTATTAAGGGACGAGGAATTATTGATGGACATGGTAAAAAATGGTGGGATTTCGTAGAAGGTTATAAAGAGGGTCAAGCTCGTTCTAAATGGCAACTGAAATTTGATGAATTAAACAAGGATATTCTTTTGCCAGATGACCCCAAACAAATGAAAAGAGGGTTTTTACGTCCACCTTTTATTCAGTTCATGTACAGCAAAAATATTATTATAGAAGGCATAACTATTCAAAACTCCCCATTTTGGACAGTTAATCCAGAGTTCTGTGAAAATATAAAAATATATGGTGTAACTATTTTTAATCCTGCTAAAAATGCACCAAACACGGATGGTATCAATCCAGAATCCTGTAAAAATGTTCATATTTCAGACTGCCATATTAGTGTAGGAGATGATTGTATTACCATTAAATCTGGTAAGGATGGACCGGGTAGAAAAATGGCTACTCCAGCAGAAAATCACACTATCACTAACTGTACCATGTTATCTGGTCACGGAGGTGTGGTAATTGGCAGTGAAATGAGTGGCGATGTGAGGAAAATCACCATTGCTAACTGTGTTTTTGATGGTACTGACAGAGGTATCAGAATTAAATCTGCGAGGGGTAGAGGTGGAATTGTGGAGGAAATAAGGGTCAGTAACATTGTGATGAAAAACATTAGAGACCAAGCCATCGTTTTAGATTTGCAATATGCAAAAACAACGGTTGAGCCTGTTTCTGAACGTACGCCTAGATTTAGAAATATACATTTTAGCAATATCACTGGGCAAGTAAATCAAGCCGCTTATTTAAATGGATTGGAAGAAATGCCGATTGAAAACATCACATTTAGCGATATCAATTTAGATGCAAAATCTGGTTTTGATATCACGAATTCAAGTAGAATTGAATTTCACAATGTGCAAATTAATACAGAAATTGGTGCACCTATTAAAGCTAGTAAAGTAAACTACCTTACCATTGATAATGTAAAAAGTTACACACCTTTAGCAAATTCACCAATTTTAGATTTGAGAAATGTAAACGATGCTTTTATTTATAATGCTAACCCATTTGTAGGAACAACCACTTATTTACGTTTAAGTGGTGCAGAAACAAAGAATATCAGCTTGGGCAATAACAATTTTAGAAATGCTAAAACCCCTGTTAAAAAAGAGGCTGAGGTGAAGGAAGAAATTACTGTTATTTCTGGAGATAAATAA
- a CDS encoding L-rhamnose mutarotase — protein MDRYCFTLDLKEDKKLIETYKQYHRSVWPEVKDSLKDVGVINLEIYLLENRLFMIMEVDDDFTFEQKRKADLANSKVQEWEKLMWNFQQALPWSKAGEKWVMMDQIFEL, from the coding sequence ATGGATAGATACTGTTTTACCCTCGACCTTAAAGAAGACAAAAAATTAATTGAAACTTACAAACAGTACCATAGGTCTGTTTGGCCAGAAGTGAAAGATAGTTTAAAGGATGTTGGCGTTATAAACTTAGAAATCTATTTATTGGAGAATCGCCTTTTCATGATCATGGAAGTTGATGATGATTTCACTTTCGAACAAAAAAGGAAAGCCGATTTAGCAAACTCAAAAGTACAGGAATGGGAAAAATTGATGTGGAATTTTCAACAAGCATTACCATGGTCAAAAGCTGGAGAAAAATGGGTAATGATGGACCAAATATTTGAGTTATAA
- a CDS encoding glucose 1-dehydrogenase gives MFSLQGKKAVVTGGGSGIGKAIATILAKQGAEVHIIELGIEQASASLEEIKNAGGKAFSYACDVANHQAVVDTFKTIGAIDILINNAGIAHVGKVDTTSETDFDRVMNVNVKGVYNCLHAVIPQLRLAGGGVIINMASIAALIGLPDRFAYSAAKGAVKAMTMSIAKDYINENIRCNSISPARVHTPFVDGFLQKNYPDNIPEMFEKLSKSQPIGRMGKPEEVGALALFLCSDEASFITGCDYPIDGGFTTLNN, from the coding sequence ATGTTTTCATTACAAGGCAAAAAAGCAGTTGTAACAGGCGGAGGAAGTGGAATTGGGAAAGCAATTGCAACTATATTAGCTAAACAAGGTGCCGAAGTGCACATTATAGAATTGGGTATTGAACAAGCTTCGGCTTCGCTAGAAGAAATTAAAAATGCAGGTGGAAAAGCTTTCAGCTATGCTTGCGATGTGGCTAATCACCAAGCTGTTGTTGATACTTTTAAAACAATTGGTGCGATAGACATTTTAATCAACAATGCAGGAATTGCACACGTAGGAAAAGTAGACACCACATCAGAAACTGATTTTGATAGGGTGATGAATGTAAACGTAAAAGGTGTTTACAACTGTTTACATGCTGTTATTCCTCAACTTCGTTTAGCTGGCGGAGGTGTAATTATCAATATGGCATCAATAGCTGCTTTAATCGGATTGCCAGACCGTTTTGCTTATAGTGCCGCAAAAGGAGCTGTAAAAGCTATGACAATGAGTATTGCCAAGGATTATATCAATGAAAATATCAGATGTAATTCCATTTCGCCAGCAAGGGTTCACACGCCATTTGTTGATGGGTTTTTACAGAAAAATTATCCAGATAACATTCCTGAAATGTTCGAGAAATTATCAAAATCACAACCAATTGGAAGAATGGGCAAGCCTGAAGAAGTTGGTGCTTTGGCTTTATTTTTATGTAGCGACGAAGCCTCTTTTATAACAGGATGCGATTACCCAATTGATGGTGGATTTACAACTTTAAATAATTAA
- a CDS encoding alpha-hydroxy acid oxidase, producing MSKKITFPYHSQYPSVADLRRKAKSRIPKFAFDYLEGGCNEGLNLSRNESDFGNILLKPNYLRVGGEIDMSVELFGRKYSAPFGVSPIGLQGLMWPNAPEILAKAAAKHDIPYTLSTVSTSSIERIAEVSEGKAWFQLYHPTENSLRDDILNRLKAVECPVLVVLVDVPAFGLRYKEIKSGLSIPPKMSINNILQAFARPLWGIKTLQHGIPSFATLKPYMEKGLDMSQLGQFMNKTFTGKVDIEKVQAIRDIWKGPLVLKGIATDEDMQAAIQIGVDGVIVSNHGGRQIDAGESSINSLIKLAGNPAYKSKLKIMLDGGIRSGVDLARAHAVGSEFNFMGRPFMYGVGALGNEGGEHTINMFKTHLYQIMQQLTIENVSQFPERLINP from the coding sequence ATGAGTAAAAAAATCACCTTCCCTTATCATTCACAATACCCATCAGTTGCCGATTTAAGACGTAAAGCAAAAAGCAGAATTCCTAAGTTTGCCTTTGACTACTTAGAGGGCGGTTGCAATGAGGGACTTAATTTATCTCGTAACGAGAGTGATTTCGGCAATATTCTTTTAAAGCCAAACTATCTACGTGTGGGTGGAGAAATAGATATGTCTGTCGAATTATTCGGACGTAAATACAGCGCTCCATTTGGTGTATCCCCTATTGGTTTACAAGGTTTAATGTGGCCGAATGCTCCCGAAATTTTAGCTAAAGCTGCCGCTAAACACGACATCCCATATACGTTAAGTACAGTTTCTACCAGCAGCATTGAGCGTATTGCAGAAGTATCTGAAGGAAAAGCATGGTTTCAATTATATCATCCAACAGAAAACAGTTTAAGAGATGATATTTTAAACCGCTTAAAAGCAGTTGAGTGCCCAGTTTTGGTAGTTTTAGTAGATGTACCAGCATTTGGATTGAGATATAAAGAAATCAAAAGCGGACTGTCTATACCGCCTAAAATGTCGATTAACAATATTTTACAGGCTTTTGCTCGTCCGTTATGGGGCATTAAAACTTTGCAACATGGCATTCCTTCTTTTGCAACCTTAAAACCTTATATGGAAAAAGGTTTAGATATGTCGCAATTGGGACAATTTATGAACAAGACTTTCACAGGAAAGGTAGATATAGAAAAGGTTCAAGCCATTCGTGATATTTGGAAAGGTCCATTAGTATTAAAAGGAATTGCAACGGATGAAGATATGCAAGCAGCTATACAAATCGGTGTAGATGGCGTTATCGTATCTAACCACGGAGGAAGACAGATTGATGCAGGTGAATCTTCAATCAATTCATTGATAAAATTAGCTGGCAACCCTGCTTATAAATCGAAGCTAAAAATAATGTTAGACGGAGGTATTCGTTCTGGTGTTGATTTAGCAAGAGCACATGCTGTTGGTTCTGAATTTAACTTTATGGGCCGTCCTTTCATGTATGGCGTTGGCGCATTGGGCAATGAAGGTGGAGAACATACAATCAATATGTTTAAAACGCATTTATATCAAATCATGCAGCAATTAACCATTGAGAACGTTTCTCAGTTTCCTGAGCGTTTGATAAACCCCTAA
- a CDS encoding glycosyl hydrolase family 95 catalytic domain-containing protein yields the protein MNNHTKRIFFTLFLLITLSNIQVFGQTDHHLWYNKPAEKWTDALPIGNGRIGAMIFAGVAQDRIQFNEETLWSGKPRNYNKKGASKYLAEIRRLLFEGKQKEAEALAGAEFMGLRSEAGDKAKWVSEMKAGKGITGNPALENYDDKLWKTLQVPSYEGWETVGLNNLDGAVWFRTTFDVPENWAGKDLVLDLNRIRDQDFTYINGQLVGNTDNLEPRKYTIPAKLIKTGKNTIAIQVLNYYDKGGISGYKDTTRHIGVYPVGSTIENGVSLVKKWKYKIQNEEPPATPQYQASYQPFGDLNLYFKNVKSAVSNYKRTLDLTTAISTTTYTLNKVDYKREYFASQPNQAVVIKLSASKPKSISFDAGLSSPHLHSIVRVVNKNTISISVQVKDGALKGESRLTAMVKNGTLKIVNQKLSISNADEVTLYLTAGTNFVNADDVSGNPELFNSVREIGLLGAPFESVKQAHIKEYQSYYKTLDVNFGTSENAKLPTDERLVKFAKANDPAFMALYMQYGRYLLISSSRPGGQPANLQGIWNDLLSPPWGSKYTTNINLEMNYWPTEMLNLTALNEPLFSKIKALTIKGTETAKEYYNANGWVLHHNTDLWNGTAPINASNHGIWVTGAAWLSQHLWEHYLYTGDKKFLKEEAYPVMKKSAQFFEDFLVKDPKTGWLISTPSNSPENGGLVAGPTMDHQIIRTLFNNCITASENLAVDDAFRKSLQTKVKQIAPNQIGKYGQLQEWLTDKDDTTNKHRHVSHLWGVYPGNDVTWDKDAKMMEAAKQSLLYRGDDATGWSLAWKINYWARFKDGNHAMTLVKMLLKPAGEGVSGSYVNLFDAHPPFQIDGNFGAPAGIAEMIVQSHQGYVDLLPALPDAIPFGEVKGIIARGGFELNLKWNNGKLENVEVKSKVGGTCKLRYKNQAISIATKEGEVYKLNGDLKAIK from the coding sequence ATGAACAATCATACCAAACGTATTTTCTTCACATTATTCTTGCTTATCACCTTAAGCAACATTCAAGTATTCGGCCAAACCGACCATCACCTTTGGTATAATAAACCTGCAGAAAAATGGACTGATGCTTTACCGATTGGAAATGGAAGAATAGGAGCAATGATTTTCGCTGGGGTTGCTCAAGACCGTATCCAATTTAATGAAGAAACGTTATGGTCGGGTAAACCTAGAAATTACAATAAAAAAGGAGCATCAAAGTACCTTGCAGAAATAAGAAGATTGCTTTTTGAAGGTAAACAAAAAGAAGCGGAGGCTTTAGCGGGAGCTGAATTTATGGGCTTAAGAAGTGAAGCTGGAGATAAGGCAAAATGGGTGTCAGAAATGAAAGCTGGAAAAGGAATTACAGGAAATCCAGCTTTAGAAAATTACGATGATAAACTTTGGAAAACGCTACAAGTTCCATCTTATGAAGGTTGGGAAACTGTAGGATTAAATAATTTGGATGGCGCTGTTTGGTTCAGAACTACTTTTGATGTGCCTGAAAATTGGGCAGGAAAAGACTTGGTGTTAGATTTAAACAGAATTCGCGACCAAGATTTCACTTACATCAACGGTCAATTGGTTGGTAACACCGATAATTTAGAGCCTAGAAAATATACTATTCCAGCAAAGCTGATAAAAACTGGAAAAAACACCATCGCCATACAGGTTTTAAACTATTACGATAAAGGCGGAATCTCGGGTTACAAAGACACTACAAGGCATATTGGAGTTTATCCAGTTGGTTCTACTATTGAAAATGGAGTTTCATTGGTAAAAAAATGGAAGTATAAAATTCAGAATGAAGAGCCACCAGCAACGCCTCAATACCAAGCCAGTTATCAGCCATTTGGCGATTTAAATTTGTATTTCAAAAATGTTAAATCTGCGGTTTCAAACTATAAAAGAACACTTGATTTAACAACTGCTATCTCAACCACAACCTATACTTTAAACAAAGTAGATTATAAAAGGGAATACTTTGCCAGTCAGCCAAATCAAGCTGTAGTTATTAAATTATCAGCTAGTAAACCAAAATCTATCAGTTTTGATGCAGGTTTGTCTAGTCCACATTTACATTCAATTGTAAGGGTTGTAAATAAAAATACCATCTCCATTTCAGTACAAGTTAAAGATGGTGCTTTAAAAGGAGAAAGCCGTTTAACAGCTATGGTTAAAAATGGAACGCTGAAAATCGTTAATCAAAAATTAAGTATAAGCAATGCTGATGAAGTGACTTTGTACTTAACTGCTGGAACTAATTTTGTAAATGCAGACGATGTCTCGGGTAATCCCGAATTGTTTAACTCAGTTCGTGAAATTGGGTTGTTAGGGGCTCCTTTTGAGTCCGTTAAACAAGCTCACATCAAAGAATATCAAAGCTATTATAAAACCTTAGATGTTAATTTTGGAACATCTGAAAATGCAAAGCTACCAACTGATGAGCGCTTAGTAAAGTTTGCAAAAGCCAACGACCCAGCATTTATGGCTTTGTATATGCAATATGGCAGGTATTTGTTAATCTCTAGTTCGAGGCCAGGAGGTCAGCCAGCAAACTTACAAGGCATTTGGAATGATTTATTGTCTCCACCATGGGGAAGTAAATACACCACCAATATCAATTTAGAAATGAATTATTGGCCAACGGAGATGTTAAACTTAACTGCTTTAAACGAGCCTTTGTTTAGTAAAATAAAAGCATTAACCATTAAAGGAACCGAAACAGCAAAGGAGTATTATAATGCAAATGGTTGGGTTCTACATCACAATACAGATTTGTGGAATGGTACGGCGCCAATCAACGCATCCAATCACGGAATTTGGGTAACAGGTGCAGCATGGCTAAGTCAGCATTTGTGGGAACACTATTTGTATACTGGAGATAAAAAGTTCCTAAAAGAAGAAGCTTATCCAGTAATGAAAAAGTCTGCTCAATTTTTTGAAGATTTCTTGGTAAAAGACCCAAAAACTGGCTGGTTAATTAGTACGCCATCCAATTCGCCAGAAAATGGTGGTTTAGTTGCAGGACCAACAATGGACCATCAGATTATTAGAACATTGTTTAATAATTGTATAACTGCTTCAGAAAACTTAGCAGTTGATGATGCTTTTAGGAAGTCATTACAAACAAAGGTGAAACAAATAGCACCCAATCAAATTGGTAAATATGGGCAGTTGCAAGAGTGGTTAACCGATAAAGATGATACAACGAACAAACATCGCCACGTTTCGCATTTGTGGGGTGTTTATCCAGGTAACGATGTGACTTGGGATAAAGATGCAAAGATGATGGAAGCGGCTAAGCAATCACTTTTATATCGCGGAGATGATGCCACGGGTTGGAGTTTAGCTTGGAAAATTAACTATTGGGCTAGATTTAAGGACGGTAATCACGCCATGACCTTAGTTAAAATGTTATTGAAGCCAGCAGGTGAAGGAGTTTCTGGTTCTTATGTTAATCTTTTTGATGCGCATCCTCCATTTCAAATTGATGGAAATTTCGGAGCTCCTGCTGGGATTGCTGAAATGATAGTGCAAAGTCACCAAGGATATGTTGATTTATTGCCAGCATTACCAGATGCCATTCCGTTTGGAGAAGTTAAAGGAATTATAGCAAGAGGCGGATTTGAGCTGAATTTAAAATGGAATAATGGAAAACTGGAAAATGTTGAAGTGAAATCTAAGGTCGGTGGAACTTGTAAGCTTCGCTATAAAAATCAAGCCATTAGCATAGCTACAAAAGAGGGAGAGGTTTATAAGTTGAATGGAGATTTAAAGGCTATAAAATAA